The region CCATGTTCAGCTGGGTCTTGGGACCGCGTTGAAGTTGAACTGACACTGCCCTTCGCCCGCTCGAAGCACTCTTACAACCTACTAACCATCAAAATTTGTTCGCTACGGGGAGTCTATTCATGGAAACGCTAATCCAAGGAATCACGGAAAACTGGACCGTCTGGTTCGTCACCGTTGTGTTGATCGTTGCCGCGGTGATCGACGGCAAGATCTTAAAGGTTCCAAACTGGCTGACCTTTCCTTTTATTGTTTGCGGCTGGATCAACTGCACTTTCGAAGGCGGCCTTAGCGGGCTCGGCTACAGCTTGCTGGCAACATTTGTCGGAATGATGTTGCTGCTAGTTCTTCGCAACGTCGGTGGGATGGGCGGTGGTGACGTGAAACTGCTGATGGGCGTCGGTGCCTGGTTGGGCACCGTGGTCACGCTCTATGCATTTGCGGCAACCGCAATCGTCGGTGGCATCATGGCCGTCTTGATGGTCTGGAAAAGCGGCGAGTGGACAAAGCATTACGCTCAAGGCATGCAAATTTTGGAAGAATGGAAAACAATTCGTAAGCCTTCAGAACTCTCGAAGATCGCCCGTGAGCGAAAGCCGACCATGTATCTTCTCCCATACGGAATTCCCATGGCAATCGGCTCAATTCTCTATTTTGCCTACGCCGGAATGTTGGTCTGAACGCAAGATCAGACATTGGCATTCGGATACCAAAGAAACGGCTCTTTCTGGGGGGCGCGGTTGGCCTTTCGGTGCCAGTGATGGCAAGGCTTGTCGATTACGGCAAGCCTGTCAGACAGGTGGCTTTGAACCGTTAAGCCAATCCTGACTCTGTAGTCTGCGTGGTTGTAGGCAACCGCTTCCGATGTCCGAACGAAAAGAGCGGGTCGGAAGCTCCCTGCTAGCGACGTCCTCCACACCCAATACGCCTTTTCCTGGTCCTGTACCAGCCCGAGCCATGCGAAACAAATCACTTTTCCTGTTACTTGCCGGCATCTGCGGCACCATCGCGGCCGTTGGGGTCGGGCAATGGATGCAGGCGCAAAACGGCGGCACTCAGATTCAGATGGTGGAAATCCTGGTGACAACCCAGGCCATCAATGCCGAAGAACAAATCACCGCCGATAAACTCAGCCTCGAACAATGGCCTGCCGATCGCGTTCCGATCGGCTCTTCGGCAGATTTAACGCAGTTCGAAGGGCGGTTTGCAAAGGTTCCGCTCTACGAAGGCGAGCCGATGCTTGACGTCAAATTGATGAACGAAGTAGAGGACAAAGTTGTACCTCAAGGGTATTCCGTCGTTTCACTTGAGGCCGGTCGTGACGGAACAGTCAACTTAGTCAGCCCCGGTGACCGAGTAGATATCCGTGGGTTCTTCACAAAGGGTGAATTCTTTCCCAGCGATACCGCACTGGATGTATTGACCGGTGTGAAAGTTTACGGGATTGACGGTATCACCAAGTTCGGTGAGGAGAACCCGCGACCACGAAATGCAAGGAATATTCAGCTGCTGATTCGGCGGGCCGATGTTGATGCGTTTGATTTCGCCAAAAAGCTAGGCGAGATCTCGTTGTCACTTGGAAGCCCATCGGCGGATGAGGGCACGCTTGCCGAAGGCGAGATGAGTGAGTCGGCAAAGATGTTCCTGCAGGATTTACAGGATCGCCGCGACGAACAAGAGCGACTTCGTAAGGAAGCAGAGCTACAAAATCAGAACCAGAACCAAGACACGACCGAACCGATTCGAGCAGAGTCTCATGGCAAAAAAGTCGTCCACCGCATGGTCAAAATGGAAGGCGGACGCCTTGTCGAGTACGAGTGGCTTGAAGGCGAAACACTGCCGCGGATCAGTGGTGAGTTGAACCCCACGAATAGTCCATCGGGTGATGGATCCTCAACGACTGACACGACCGACACGCAACCCGCCGGTGGAGATGATTTCCTTCGCGGTGCGGACAGCCCCTTTTTCGCCCCGGAAACGGGTGAACAAGGCGAGTAGTTTGTACTGGCTTGGCGTATTGCACACAATTCAAATAGTGCTCGCAGTCCTCGCACTGCGAGCTTAACCAGACTTTTTAACCCGACGTTACTCGCAACGAACTGAACCGAAACGGACGTCTTGGTGCTTTGGGACTTTCCCAAAATCAGTTCTGCAAGGATGCATCTGCGATGGAAATGTTCCGAACTGCGGTCCGCCCCGCCGCACTGAAACTGATCGCCCTCTTCTCGGTGGCCTGTCTCGCCTCCGGGGCCGGAGCCCAAGATGCCGATTCAACCACGTTGACATCGGCGATGACGGCTGGCGCGGTCAATCACACCATCACTCGACCGCTTGAGCAGATGCAGATGCTGGTGAAATCCAGCTCGATCCTGACTCTCGAGGCCAAGATTCCTCGCTTTCAAGTTCACAACGAGGAAGTTCTCGGCGCGACGCCGATCTCGCAAAATCAATTGCAGATCTTTGCGAAGACGCCGGGCACGACTGCGATCAATCTTTGGGACACCGACGAAAAGCAGTACACCGTCAACATCACTGTGGTTGCCGATGCCCGCGAAATCGAAGGCATCCTTTCTGCTCAACTCCCCCTGGCCACGCTCAAAGTGATGCCGATCAATGCTTCGGCGATCGTGTCCGGGTTCGTGACCAGTGTTGACGATGTCGATCGGGCAATCGCGATC is a window of Roseiconus lacunae DNA encoding:
- a CDS encoding A24 family peptidase, with product METLIQGITENWTVWFVTVVLIVAAVIDGKILKVPNWLTFPFIVCGWINCTFEGGLSGLGYSLLATFVGMMLLLVLRNVGGMGGGDVKLLMGVGAWLGTVVTLYAFAATAIVGGIMAVLMVWKSGEWTKHYAQGMQILEEWKTIRKPSELSKIARERKPTMYLLPYGIPMAIGSILYFAYAGMLV
- the cpaB gene encoding Flp pilus assembly protein CpaB: MRNKSLFLLLAGICGTIAAVGVGQWMQAQNGGTQIQMVEILVTTQAINAEEQITADKLSLEQWPADRVPIGSSADLTQFEGRFAKVPLYEGEPMLDVKLMNEVEDKVVPQGYSVVSLEAGRDGTVNLVSPGDRVDIRGFFTKGEFFPSDTALDVLTGVKVYGIDGITKFGEENPRPRNARNIQLLIRRADVDAFDFAKKLGEISLSLGSPSADEGTLAEGEMSESAKMFLQDLQDRRDEQERLRKEAELQNQNQNQDTTEPIRAESHGKKVVHRMVKMEGGRLVEYEWLEGETLPRISGELNPTNSPSGDGSSTTDTTDTQPAGGDDFLRGADSPFFAPETGEQGE